In the genome of Lactuca sativa cultivar Salinas chromosome 3, Lsat_Salinas_v11, whole genome shotgun sequence, the window aaatttatGATGGACTATATTTGACATAcatttgtgtatttatatatatatatatatatatatatatatatattatatttaaaagaaattttatataaacatccaacccaaatattcatcttcaagttTTTTTTCTTCGCCATGCaaacaaacttttgttataaagccaaaaatggaataaaagacacttaattgtatgatcatgatatattgtattttgattggcttgtacaaaacatgcatgaacatatattattaatttatctcttgttttgggtaattcgaataggatagcttcaaatccaaCGTATCAAAAGGATTACTCATTTATTAAAGTctaaaacccaaaaactcaaacatGATTTAATACTatacaaatgcatgaggttttagcaaattattatctcatatgaattaccattgattatgcgtgattaattattaagaaggtgaaaaggtttgggggtttcaaatgcatgagtttttaataaattattgtggggggtttcaaatgcatcaCAATCAAAGAAAAATAGAAGCTTTATAAGTACGTAAAATATTAAACTATATAATTATTTCACTTGTGTAAATTaaatagaaggaaattaagtgaATGAGGACCGTTTAAAACGAAAACGGACGGTTGGTTAGGGCCTTTGTATTGAAACCGGCGACCCAAGACCCGCAAGAAATCTCTCGATTTGTATTGAAACCGGAACAGAGATGGAATCCTCGCAGACCACCGGAGCAGCAGCCTCCGGCGGTAATGGTACGCTTAACCCCCAAAACAACGATGCTTCACCTGCTGAATCAACAGTTACGGCAACTACTTCGTCATCCGACGATCCCAAGCAAAACCTAAACCAAGTCATAAATTCAATTCAGAAAACCCTAGGAACCATCCATCAGCTCTACCTCACTGTCTCTTCCTTCAACGTTTCCTCCCAACTCCCGCTTCTCCAACGCCTGTAAGTTCTTTACCTGTGTATTTATCAATATGATGTATTTTCTTAACACGAGCCTGTTTCAAGATTGCAATACTGACTCGCTATGTCAAATAAATTCATAATCAAATCATCTGCTTTTACTTATGGAAtctgaaattttttattttctctatATGCAGAAACACACTTGTTATGGAGATGGATAATATGGCGAAATTGTCAGAGAAGTGTAACATACAGGTTCCGATGGAGGTCTTAAAGTAAGAATACGATAGTCGATAGCTTTTCTATTGAAAACTCTTTATAATGTTTTAAATTATAGTTTTCTGGTGTAATTGAATgagtttatactttatagttTGATTGATGATGGGAAGAATCCAGATGAATTCACGAGGGACGTTTTAAACAGCTGCATTGCTAAAAACCAGATCACTAAAGGAAAAACTGATGCTTTCAAGGTTTGTATGCAACGTTCTGTATGTTTAGTTATCATGAATCTACTAATTTGCACATAACTATATCTCTTTGCATATATAGGAGTTATATTTTCTTGTAGGACTTATTCTGTAGTCTAGAAGCATCTATGCCTCTGTAAAATAAGTTTTTGTGGAAATCTTTAGAGTTAGTTGTGCAGCATACTTTTGCAACTTTTATGCAGTTTAACTTGTATCTTGTTTGCTCTTTGTATCTGTGATCCTGGATTTTGAAACCACTTTAGGATTTTAGGGTTTAGGGCATACCTTCTTCTCTACTTTGAAGGTCTCTATTGTGATTGTTCAAGCAATGATTAATTTTAGTAGCATCTAGGAGTTCCCTTAAATACACTTTCTTTAACGTAGTTAGTCTAGTTAAAGCTGCAAGCTGAGTCAAATATATAGAATTTGACTTCCATCTGGCTCTTCTCTTTTGAAGCAAGTTTCTTATATACATTGTGGGTGTTTGAACACTAAGAAATGGTTGTCTGTTAGAGGAATTCGCTGAATGCTCTGTTCCATTTGTTTTGTTTCTCTTATTTAGTCGTATTCTTATAAATGCATAAAACAATTCTTCCTGCTTATTTATCATTGCTTTACTACCCTCCTGCTCATTAGTCATTAGTTACAACCTAAAAAAAACTTAGCATCAAaccaaaaaacaaaacaaaacaaaacaaaacaaaacaaaacaggaCAAACTTTTATTTACCTTATTAGCAGATGCAACATCTTGGTAATTAGAATATATGCTTGAATCATCTATCAAGTTGTAGTGTAAATAAAAATGGCAACTTGTAGTGGAACACATATCATCTATGTATATGAAACTCAACATAGTCTATTTACCCTTAACCTCTACCACTTTAACCATCCGATTCACAAAATCAACATAGTAAATTACAAACGAAAATGAAAAAAACCCAATAataatctatctatctatctgtaGTAGCCACATAGCAATCAATAGTCCATAACCATAGTGGTGTAGTGGTAGCCAAAATGCCAAATAGCGATATAATGGAtacgaaaaataaaataaatgttagAATGAAGAAAGATGCTTCTTAAAAGCCTCTTAAAACAGGCAAAAGAATAGGTGattaatcttgtaagtatttaGATTAGAGatgtatatatatgtttgtaGTTGATACATGGATAATCAATCTGCTATTCTGctctgcatatatatatatatatatatatatatatatatatatatatatatatatatatatatatatatatatatatatatatatatgatattatgtaTTTACTAATTACTACAGGGGTTGAGGAGGCATCTTCTGGAGGAACTTGAACAAGCATTTCCTGATGAAGTTGAAGATTATAGGGAAATCCGTGCATCTTCTGCAGCTGTTAGTTCTCTAATATCCAAAACCCTAACCCATGTTTTACTATCTTTCCATTTCTTAAATCTTACTTGTAGTTAGTTTCATATGAATATGATGATGCAGGAATCAATGCGCCTTGCACAAGCACAAACCATGTTACCAAATGGAGATGTCAAGCTCAAACCTGAGATCTAGTAAACTTATTGTTAAAAAAACCTTTGTTTtaaactctctctttctctctctatatatatgtaAACAGGTAAACATCAACGTTGATGCTTTCATTTAtctggttttttttttctttatatacAACTGTATGCCAACTTCTATGTTGTTTACTCCAGAAACAAAAGcgacactctagtcctatcatctATCTCATCTCTTTAGAATTCCAACCACCTCTGAAGATCCATCCCCAAGCTCTCTTCCCATCCTTCAATATCTGCGATTTTGCTTTCTTCTCCAAGGTACAAAAATGGAACCCTAATTTCTTGTTTTTCATGGTTTTCCGTTCGTTCGTTGTTTATCCTATCTTCAGATTCTTCACTGCCACTGCTGCTGTTTCCATTCCTCTCCGCTGCATTTCTCAGCATCTCCAACTAAATCATTCATCAATTAATCTTTACAAAATTAATTACGTCTGAAAGAGCGAAACTAGTTGCGTTGGGTTTGGTGTTTTTGAATTTTGAGGTAGGTAATATACCTGATTAAGCAGTGCCTGATTCTCTTTCTTGAGAGATTCAGACTTAGAAGCAAGCGACTCATAATTGAGCTTCAAGGTGTTGTACTCTTGCTCAATCTGCCTTGATTTTGATCGCGCTCTTTTGTTCTGGAACCATATCGCCACCTGTCGAGGATGTAACCCGAGTTTGTTAGCTAACTGGTGTTTCATCCTTAACTCCGGTCGTGACTCTGTCTCGAACATGTACTCCAAGAAGCTTATTTGTTTATCTGTAAATCTTTTCCGACTTTCGATTTTGCTCTTCCTGCCTTCTGACATTCTTTCTTTCGACTCTTTTGACTCTCTCTTTAACGACTCTTTAGCTTAGCTGGGAGTGTTATGGTGTAAAGGAGTAGTGAGTATTTATTATATATAGTCCCTTCTTTTATATGGGATTTCGAAGGAAGGACAGGTGTACGCGTTGGAATTGACATGGATCTTACCATCTTTGtttctttctctttcttctcCATCTATTCTCACTGCATTGATGACTTGTACCTTGTACCTCTACAGTCTACACGTACATGTTATATTTGTGCCAAGTTCTATTTTCTGTAGTGTCACTGTCGCAATACGTGTGTAAACCTTAGTTGGTTATAGACTTATAGTTGTTACAACAGACTGGGACTATATGTAGTTTGATGGTAATTGTAGGGAAGATGAAAGTACAAGTGAGTATAGCGTGGAGGTATTGGTATTAATACTAATAGTGGGACTTGGTAGGTAATAAAATTGAGTGATGGTGGATGTGGGTTCCATCGCCTTTAATTGGATTGACCAAAAGGAAaggaagcaaaaaaaaaaaagaaaaattggTGAAGAAAGGAGTGACACGTTTGTGGAAAATGACAAAAGAGATAAGATACTATGtgccaaatgggccaataaggtGACGACTTGTGTGATGGGGGAGGGATCCTGATAGCCATTgtgttattatatatttattattactaTTTATTATATTCATATGTTATATAAATAAGAAAACGTGTACATGTAACCACTAAacgttttttttatttgtttattcttGTCCTTTGGGAAGAAAGAAGTAGGTCTCACCTTCagatatttttattttcattgttGTGTTTTCACATCAACCGAGTTCTATAGTAAATTTTGTATATTTGGATTTTGGGATAGATTTGCAAATCAGACTAATGAAGAACATCTATCAAATTACTAGTCCTAAAAGTGATGACTGATGAAGGCAAGCTGCTTATGTTTAAAACCATCAACAACCGCCTCATAACTTGAACAACCTTGTCTATTGATTGTTTGgaaataacaatatactttgaAAAGTAATGTATCATTGAATTTAACAGCCtagtttttcaaacatttaaataaaatagTAAATGTGTATTAAAACTACTTTCAACGGATGTCCAACCAATTTTAAAGACCAAATTTTATAAAGTGGTTTTTAGCTATATGTGAGGATGTAGTGTGCAATAGATGGACGCTGTAATGGTGGTACCTTTAGGCCATAGGGTGTAATACTACGCTTACAATATTATTGAGTGTCGTATAATTATAAGGTTCCAAAAAGCTCGTCATGGCGCGCCACGGCTCCAAGGCTTGCACCTGCCGCCAAACTTTGCCAAAACGGCGCgttaactcatatatgtgtataaaaatgaataatagttgaaaatgcatataaaaatattaattatatagaaaattgCCGCCTTAAGTCACGCTTTACGAACGTCGTGACTCGCCAAGGCTCggaaaagcttgaggcttgacattgccgccaagtcacgccttacattatttagaaccttgataattattatttttctcaCGTGAGTGCCATATCCCACCTTTAAtctactttatttatttattcttaattGGTCACAAAAAGAAACAAAGAAGGTGCGGTAAAGCTTGTGGTACAGTGGCCATACCACAATGGCAATTGGGGGTCGGTGTTGTGTTCACTGCACACTACGATACCACATCAGCCACATTAGTGTGCAGTTTAGGATGTATCCACCGGCCTTTAGATCACGACTATTTGCATTGTGAGTTGGCACAATGAAGGATGGGAGTGTTCACCACCTCCTTGAACCTGCTCATCTATTTTTCTATGTGCACTCTCAATTTGTACCATATGTTTTAACACTTGTACATTGGGAGTGAGTTTGGAGAGATTAATTATTTGTGTCATGCGCATGGAAgtgaaaggaaaagaaaattaaTGTGACATCTATATGAGAAATGAGTTAGAAGGGTTTGAGATAGATGGGCCCCCTCTAGGCCTTCACCTAAAGTAATATTAGGGAAATGCCCCTTCTAGGTCTATATATAAACATGGATTCCGTAGAGCTACATCTAAGGGCTTCGCGAAATTAACTTATGCTCTGAGGAATCAATTTAGCATATGTGTAGAGCTACATCCGAGGGCTCCGCGAAATGGCAATATGGTAAATTAAGGAGGGGCATATGCATAAAATTGACAGATCAATTCCTCGGAGCATAAGCTCATTCCTCATAATAAAAGTTCATTCCTTGGAGGTAGCTCCGCGAAATTGTTCTTTAGATTTTTTTTTGTCACATCGATTCTTCGGAGCATATGTCAATTCCACGGAGCCCTCAAAGGTAGTGTTGCTGTATCCGTGTCTATATGTGAAAAATACAATTTTCTTGTCTATTTTTTGTAATCTACCGCCAAAAAATGTCTATATAAGTCCATTTCCCATAATATTATTAGGTTTGAAAAGCTTGTTGGACGTAAAGGGTCACACTACATGCACCTTAGTAAATAACTTATCAAAATTCCATACTAACACTGTAAATGAAACATTCCAACTATTAAATTAGAGAAAGAGAGAAATTTAGCTTAATAATTTAATTACTTTCCAAGAAACAATACAAAAAATAATCATAAAGATTGCAGTTCGGCCTTCATGGGCTGTGAATTTAGCTAATGAGATACAATTTGTCCGATTGTCATTTTTTGCCACTGAATCCTCTtatcttcctcatacaaactTTGTTTTATCTCattatttttttgttatgttCTTTGTAGCAAAGTATTTTTATTGCTATATTACACTCGATATTTGGACATTGGGAAGTACTCATTCAATCTCCAAAGTAGGTCTCTCGGGTTGTTGAGACACTTACCATTTTTTCCCAagattattgtttttttttttttttttgacttcttTGGCTAAATTGTTTTATCTGTTACCACTTTTTGCCCCAATTTTTCTGATTTCCACTTTTTGGTTCCTTGCATTTCATATATATTCATAATTTAGCCACAAAAGTTTTAAGAATTTGCCACTTTTGGTCCTTTGTATTTTTATGTTTACCATTTTTGGTCCCTTGCATTTTATATATTAGCCACAAAGGTTTCAAGAGTTTTCCACTTTTGTCATTTGCATTTACCAAATGTGACCCCTCAGATTTTTGTCATATTACTTTGTGGAGTTGACATTTTTGGTCCCCCACCTTCAACATTCTCAATAAATTTTTTTGCCTAGAGTTGGCGCTTTTGATCCTCCGCCTTCGATAttctcagaaaaaaaaaaaaaacaaagaaacaatGAAATATGTTAACATAAAAAAAACCGCTGCAAAGAGCAGATCACCTTCTATTTAAA includes:
- the LOC111919023 gene encoding homeobox-leucine zipper protein ATHB-7, producing the protein MSEGRKSKIESRKRFTDKQISFLEYMFETESRPELRMKHQLANKLGLHPRQVAIWFQNKRARSKSRQIEQEYNTLKLNYESLASKSESLKKENQALLNQLEMLRNAAERNGNSSSGSEESEDRINNERTENHEKQEIRVPFLYLGEESKIADIEGWEESLGMDLQRWLEF
- the LOC111919016 gene encoding mediator of RNA polymerase II transcription subunit 10b translates to MESSQTTGAAASGGNGTLNPQNNDASPAESTVTATTSSSDDPKQNLNQVINSIQKTLGTIHQLYLTVSSFNVSSQLPLLQRLNTLVMEMDNMAKLSEKCNIQVPMEVLNLIDDGKNPDEFTRDVLNSCIAKNQITKGKTDAFKGLRRHLLEELEQAFPDEVEDYREIRASSAAESMRLAQAQTMLPNGDVKLKPEI